The proteins below come from a single Candidozyma auris chromosome 3, complete sequence genomic window:
- a CDS encoding signal recognition particle subunit SRP72 — protein MSVLEAFNNLNVASARDISDHEAIFEISYKYLSQAMEFNHPLSFKNCIVALIKMDKYYKAVDLINKTNSGVVKQYPLEVAYVYYKVGDLDNVKSVYETASVGGADDTLSRALKHVLAQALYQKGAVAESLKIYHELISAQTIDSELDLACNERAIIFQLSLNENTTVKPQANIPASKQSYDYLFNDGLIALANGNIVESLQLLEQALDLCNKQNNDWPEEDLVLEAAPIKLSIAYIYQTTGREEEALELLNSFDAVAVSDLLVKAVLKTNYYSTLPANENLNLTQRSLNYKYLLHNLRLKLTRSQWRVMLKNHLLLSYQTESLSRSSHYISKSFAKDFGNEFEGDFSPVAYNVLVRLHISFEEFTNEETNKSVSKKLNRFVTEELGKNSVTESVVAGALLLAHLNSKFGNFDQSLEILERIVELELASANSQTLHAGVFGILISLYEVRKPGKLGALYDSLIAKLESIHKSQLKENDILYDFFKAVGFKLLNVSRQDLASKVFDFLASVKPDDAVISSVLSGRTDKLRPKSELASNTDVSELLDLNVEAIIPKHEVRARKTKTSKKSTHRVSKKNRKPKLPTARSIKPAEEFDPENDLDKERWLPMKLRSYYKPSKKDRKKAGGHQGALEPSPAPQSESKKPKKKKRGRK, from the coding sequence ATGTCAGTGCTTGAGGCattcaacaacctcaacgTGGCCTCTGCCAGAGATATTTCTGACCATGAAGCAATCTTTGAAATCTCCTACAAGTACTTGTCTCAAGCCATGGAGTTTAACCACCCACTATCATTCAAAAATTGCATCGTCGCCTTGATAAAGATGGACAAATACTATAAAGCGGTCGACTTGATTAACAAGACTAACTCTGGGGTTGTAAAACAGTATCCTTTGGAAGTTGCCTATGTTTACTACAAAGTGGGCGATTTGGATAATGTGAAATCTGTATATGAGACTGCAAGCGTGGGAGGTGCCGACGACACTCTTTCCAGAGCGCTCAAGCATGTTTTGGCCCAGGCTTTGTACCAGAAGGGTGCTGTAGCCGAGTCATTGAAAATTTACCATGAATTGATCTCGGCTCAAACAATCGATAGCGAGTTGGACTTGGCGTGTAATGAAAGAGCTATAATTTTCCAGCTTTCTCTCAATGAAAATACCACAGTAAAGCCCCAGGCAAATATTCCAGCATCCAAGCAGAGTTACGATTACTTGTTCAACGATGGCTTGATTGCATTGGCTAATGGCAACATCGTGGAGAGCTTGCAATTGTTGGAGCAGGCCTTGGACCTCTGTAACAAGCAGAATAACGACTGGCCAGAGGAAGATTTGGTCTTGGAGGCTGCTCCTATCAAGCTTTCTATTGCATACATATACCAAACAACGGGgagggaagaagaggcaTTGGAGCTTCTAAACTCCTTTGATGCCGTTGCCGTTTCTGACCTTTTGGTGAAGGCAGTACTAAAAACCAACTACTACTCCACATTACCTGCCAACGAAAATCTCAACTTGACACAGCGGTCTCTTAACTACAAGTATCTCTTGCATAATTTGAGACTCAAGTTGACACGTTCTCAGTGGCGTGTCATGTTGAAAAACCATCTATTACTATCCTACCAAACCGAATCTCTCTCGAGGTCTTCGCACTacatttccaaaagctttgcGAAAGATTTTGGTAATGAGTTCGAGGGTGACTTTTCTCCCGTGGCCTACAATGTTCTCGTCAGGTTGCATATCTCCTTTGAGGAATTCACGAATGAGGAGACAAACAAATCAGTTAGCAAAAAATTAAACAGATTTGTCACTGAAGAACTAGGAAAGAACTCAGTGACGGAGTCAGTCGTTGCAGGTGCATTACTTTTGGCTCACCTTAACTCAAAATTTGGGAACTTCGATCAATCGTTAGAGATTTTGGAACGCATAGTCGAGTTGGAGCTTGCCTCCGCCAATAGTCAAACGCTTCATGCTGGTGTCTTTGGCATTCTCATTCTGTTGTACGAAGTTCGCAAGCCAGGTAAGTTGGGCGCTCTCTACGACTCGTTGATTGCTAAACTTGAATCCATTCACAAAAGTCAATTAAAAGAGAATGATATTTTGTATGATTTTTTCAAGGCCGTGGgtttcaagcttctcaatgTCAGTCGCCAAGATTTGGCATCTAAGGTGTTTGACTTCCTCGCAAGTGTGAAACCAGATGACGCAGTAATTTCCAGTGTCCTTCTGGGCCGCACTGACAAGCTCAGGCCAAAGTCCGAATTAGCCTCCAACACTGATGTATCGGAACTCCTAGACTTGAACGTTGAAGCCATAATTCCAAAGCATGAAGTTAGAGCGAGAAAGACCAAGACTTCTAAGAAGTCAACCCACAGGGTCTCGAAAAAGAACAGAAAACCCAAATTGCCAACCGCAAGAAGTATAAAACCAGCTGAAGAATTTGATCCCGAGAATGATTTAGACAAGGAGAGATGGCTCCCCATGAAACTAAGGTCCTACTATAAGCCTTCCAAGAAGGACAGAAAGAAAGCTGGCGGTCATCAAGGCGCATTGGAGCCATCCCCTGCTCCACAGAGTGAGTCCAAAAAGccgaaaaagaaaaagagaggtAGAAAATAA
- a CDS encoding NADP-dependent alcohol dehydrogenase: protein MTVSVPEEFKGFAVSGNAEWNKPKLVSYKHKEIKPTDVVLENICCGLCGTDIHAAQENWGKVKRKDLVVGHEIIGKVIAVGEDVKTIKVGQRVGIGAASSSCCACTRCDNDNEQYCKKGVPTYNGVDHFSNGYVTQGGYSSHSIANEKFVFPIPDALESEDAAPLMCAGLTVYSPLVRNIRHLKNPVVAIVGIGGLGHLALQFAKALGAEVYAFSRGSSKKKEAASFGADGFVATAEESDWSDKYHDKFDLILNCASRVEGFVLDQYLNILKVDGRFVSVGLPPVKDKFELSPFTFLSNGGSFGSSLLGSKSEALEMLNLAAEKGIKPMIEKIPISEEGCNEALTRCDSGDVRYRFVFTDYAKAFA, encoded by the coding sequence ATGACTGTTTCTGTGCCTGAGGAATTCAAAGGTTTCGCTGTTAGCGGTAACGCTGAATGGAACAAACCCAAGTTGGTTTCGTACAAGcacaaggagatcaagccCACTGACGTTGTGCTCGAGAACATTTGCTGTGGTCTCTGTGGTACTGACATTCACGCTGCCCAGGAGAACTGGGGCAAGGTCAAGAGAAAAGACTTGGTCGTGGGCCACGAGATCATCGGTAAGGTGATTGCAGTGGGTGAGGATGTCAAGACTATCAAAGTGGGCCAGCGTGTGGGCATTGGTGCTGCCAGTAGCTCGTGCTGTGCTTGTACCCGTTGTGACAATGACAACGAACAATATTGTAAGAAAGGTGTGCCAACATACAACGGCGTTGACCATTTCTCTAACGGCTACGTCACTCAGGGGGGCTACTCTTCCCACTCCATCGCCAACGAAAAGTTTGTCTTCCCAATTCCTGACGCATTGGAGTCGGAGGACGCTGCTCCCTTGATGTGTGCCGGCTTGACAGTGTATTCTCCCTTGGTGAGAAACATCCGCCACCTCAAGAACCCTGTCGTTGCTATCGTTGGTATTGGTGGCTTGGGCCACTTGGCTCTTCAATTTGCTAAAGCTTTGGGCGCCGAAGTTTACGCTTTCTCGCGTGgctcttccaaaaagaaggaggctgcTTCCTTTGGTGCCGATGGTTTCGTTGCCACTGCTGAAGAGTCCGATTGGTCTGACAAGTACCACGACAAATTCgacttgattttgaacTGCGCTTCTCGCGTGGAGGGTTTTGTCTTGGACCAGTACTTGaacatcttgaaggtgGACGGCCGTTTCGTCTCAGTTGGGTTACCCCCAGTCAAGGATAAATTCGAGCTCTCTCCATTCACATTCCTTTCGAACGGAGGCTCGTTTGGGTCCTCTCTTTTAGGATCCAAGAGCGAGGCACTCGAGATGTTGAACTTAGCTGCAGAAAAGGGCATCAAGCCCATGATCGAGAAAATTCCAATCTCTGAGGAGGGCTGCAACGAGGCCTTGACCAGATGTGACTCGGGAGATGTGAGATACAGATTCGTGTTCACCGACTATGCCAAGGCTTTTGCATGA
- the GCV1 gene encoding glycine decarboxylase subunit T, with amino-acid sequence MFRRFYSTALRRTPLYESHVKYGAKFVPYAGFEMPIQYKAQSHIDSHKWVRSKVGLFDVSHMLQHHFEGPEAAALLEKITPTDTSALQPFTSTLSVLLNENGGIVDDTIITKHNDEKFYVVTNAGCRDKDLEFIKAEAKNFSSIDHYTFEGTLLAIQGPKAQEVLQKYTSESLNDLYFGHSRILSLSSFVEDGVHLARTGYTGEDGFEMCIKVTNEKEAAQSRAFFEALIDENPDLVAPIGLAARDSLRLEAGMCLYGNELTEEITPVEASLAWVIPKSRREPSTATFNGAGKILSQLNDKKLVPRRRIGITSSGPAPRSGAKIYYEDKEVGYITSGSFSPSLGQNVAQSYLDKSVKIGSTVQLDIRGKKRDGVVTKLPFVPNKFHKG; translated from the coding sequence ATGTTCCGTCGGTTTTACTCAACGGCACTCCGTAGAACGCCCCTCTACGAGTCCCACGTCAAGTACGGTGCCAAGTTTGTTCCTTACGCTGGCTTCGAAATGCCAATTCAGTACAAGGCCCAATCCCACATCGATTCCCACAAGTGGGTTCGCTCAAAAGTCGGTTTATTTGATGTCAGCCACATGTTGCAACACCACTTTGAGGGTCCGGAGGCTGCTgctcttttggagaagataACGCCAACTGACACTAGTGCTCTCCAGCCCTTCACGTCCACATTATCAGTGTTGCTCAACGAGAACGGAGGCATTGTCGACGATACAATAATTACAAAACACAATGACGAAAAGTTCTACGTGGTGACCAATGCTGGATGCAGAGACAAGGACCtcgagttcatcaaggctGAAGCTAAGAATTTCTCCAGCATTGACCACTACACTTTTGAAGGCACCTTGTTGGCGATCCAGGGCCCTAAAGCCCAGGAGGTTTTGCAGAAATACACATCAGAAAGTTTGAATGATCTCTATTTCGGTCACTCCAGGATTCTCAGCTTGAGCagctttgttgaagacgGTGTCCACCTTGCAAGAACCGGTTACACCGGTGAAGATGGGTTTGAAATGTGCATCAAGGTGACGaacgagaaggaggccGCTCAGTCACGAgcattttttgaagctttaATCGACGAAAACCCCGACTTGGTGGCCCCGATTGGTTTGGCTGCCAGAGATTCATTAAGATTGGAGGCAGGTATGTGTCTCTATGGCAACGAATTGACTGAAGAGATCACTCCTGTCGAAGCCTCCTTGGCCTGGGTTATTCCCAAGAGTAGGAGAGAACCATCCACTGCCACATTCAATGGCGCCGGCAAGATTTTGCTGCAATTAaatgacaagaagttggtccccagaagaagaattggtATCACCTCGTCTGGACCAGCGCCAAGATCGGGAGCCAAAATTTACTATGAAGACAAGGAAGTCGGCTACATCACTTCCGGGTCATTTTCGCCATCTTTGGGGCAAAACGTCGCCCAGAGTTACCTCGACAAGTCGGTCAAGATCGGTTCCACTGTGCAGCTTGACATTCGtgggaagaagagagacgGTGTAGTCACCAAACTCCCATTTGTGCCAAACAAGTTCCACAAGGGTTAA